The nucleotide sequence CCATACCCCAGTGGTAACCTCTTCCGGGGGCTCCTTGTGCCTGGGCGAAGATAGAACCTAACATAACGCCATCAGCTCCAGCGGCAATCGCCTTGCTGATTTCCCCTCCGCGATGGAAGCCGCCATCGGTAATAATCGGTACATAACGACCGGTTTCTTCATAATAAGTATCCCTTGCAGCAGCGCAATCAATAGTAGCGGTTATCTGTGGTACTCCGATGCCAAGAACGCTTCTGGAAGTGCAAGCAGCACCCGGGCCAACTCCTATCAGAACAGCTGAAACGCCTGTTCTGATGAGTGAAAGACAAGCGCTATAGCTAACGCAGTTGCCTACCACCACAGGGATGCTCATTGATTCGCACAATTCTTCAAAGATCAGCCCGCGTGTACTCTTGGATATATGCCTGGCGCTGGTAACCGTGGAAGCTACCACAAGAATATCAGCACCGGCTTCTTCTACAATTGGAGCAAGGCGTTTAGTGTTGGCTGGGGCTACGGAAACAGC is from Dehalococcoidales bacterium and encodes:
- a CDS encoding GuaB3 family IMP dehydrogenase-related protein; this translates as MTGPHFKQLRRAYGFDDVAIVPGDVTINPDQTDVSLTIGNIKLDIPILASAMDGVTDVNMAIAMSKNGGLAVLNLEGVQTRYEDPDKVLDQIASCPQAEVTALLQKLYQEPIKEDLVKERVCQIKSTGAVCAVSVAPANTKRLAPIVEEAGADILVVASTVTSARHISKSTRGLIFEELCESMSIPVVVGNCVSYSACLSLIRTGVSAVLIGVGPGAACTSRSVLGIGVPQITATIDCAAARDTYYEETGRYVPIITDGGFHRGGEISKAIAAGADGVMLGSIFAQAQGAPGRGYHWGM